One window of the Oceanicaulis sp. genome contains the following:
- a CDS encoding CpcT/CpeT family chromophore lyase, producing the protein MKTLIATSLPIILLAACQTAPVDAPEAEAAGTARGEVLYNPLERIGEPGRDAYSQAALVTGWLDGAWSNEAQYAFTPEEMKREPAAGAPYDWLDLQFAQFHTVDAPEIGDHVVYLEWRSDAADGPISRQRLWAFREDESGELTGMDFFTFRDPAPFAGRGAEPGAFTSLGPDDLIAYPEGCTLTARAPAWMGYVFDVRAGDCAITARSGRRMGIDALVEIAPRRIGYSEAGVLEDGSYAFLVPGGPAYDFRRVDPGDDRE; encoded by the coding sequence ATGAAAACGCTGATCGCGACGAGCCTTCCGATCATTCTGCTGGCCGCGTGCCAGACCGCGCCGGTCGACGCGCCTGAAGCCGAAGCCGCCGGAACGGCCCGAGGCGAGGTCCTCTACAATCCGCTCGAACGCATCGGCGAGCCCGGCCGGGACGCCTATTCCCAGGCTGCGCTGGTCACCGGCTGGCTCGACGGCGCCTGGTCGAACGAAGCGCAATACGCCTTCACGCCCGAAGAGATGAAGCGCGAGCCGGCCGCCGGCGCGCCCTATGACTGGCTCGATCTTCAGTTCGCGCAGTTTCACACCGTCGACGCGCCGGAGATCGGCGATCACGTCGTCTATCTCGAATGGCGCTCTGACGCCGCTGACGGCCCGATCAGCCGCCAGCGGCTCTGGGCGTTCCGCGAGGATGAAAGCGGCGAACTCACCGGCATGGACTTCTTCACTTTCCGCGATCCCGCGCCCTTCGCCGGCCGCGGCGCGGAGCCGGGCGCCTTCACGAGCCTCGGGCCGGACGATCTCATCGCCTATCCCGAAGGCTGCACCCTGACCGCCCGCGCACCGGCCTGGATGGGCTATGTCTTCGATGTGAGGGCGGGCGATTGCGCGATCACCGCGCGGTCGGGCCGGAGAATGGGCATCGACGCGCTGGTCGAAATCGCGCCGCGCCGGATCGGCTACAGCGAAGCGGGCGTGCTGGAAGACGGAAGCTACGCCTTCCTCGTGCCCGGCGGTCCGGCCTACGACTTCCGCCGCGTCGATCCGGGCGACGATCGGGAGTGA
- a CDS encoding NAD(P)/FAD-dependent oxidoreductase, which produces MKITRRGAMGLLGAAALTGCGPRGERGGKDADVIVVGAGLSGLHAALTLEEFGLDVLVLEAANRPGGRMLTLTDLPGAPEAGGEQVGRTYARVRARAEQFGIGFSDFPPNRFGEVLHVRGQTLRAADWPAHPANRLPEPLKAIPPHRLFFGMAARSNPFDDVYAWRDAEAAAHDVAARDWLSARGADAETLRLIEVSLNGRDLETYSMLNLFRTLAIFAQERDMGGSQAIAQGSQALPEAMAAGLARTPRYGAPVMGIEADDAGVRVLLESGEALRADFAISSLPFAVLREVGLEAPVSETQRQAIEFLSYTPIVQLHLQAETPFWEADGLAPEMWTDSPLERVFARRDADGAPTGMLTAWLDGLGGLDADTLGDEALEEMARAEFARIRPASEGRVRLRHVQRWTDRNPLAGGAYMHWRPGEAARWADTMAAPAGRLHFAGEHTGRLHTGMEAAMESGERAAVEILDRVQA; this is translated from the coding sequence ATGAAGATCACGCGGCGGGGGGCGATGGGCCTTCTGGGCGCTGCGGCGCTGACCGGTTGCGGCCCGCGGGGCGAGCGCGGCGGCAAGGACGCCGACGTGATCGTCGTCGGCGCCGGGCTTTCAGGGCTTCACGCCGCGCTGACGCTGGAAGAATTCGGCCTGGACGTTCTGGTGCTCGAAGCGGCGAACCGGCCCGGCGGGCGCATGCTGACGCTGACCGACCTGCCCGGCGCGCCGGAGGCGGGCGGCGAGCAGGTCGGGCGCACCTACGCCCGGGTGAGGGCGCGGGCCGAACAATTCGGTATCGGCTTTTCCGATTTCCCGCCCAACCGCTTCGGCGAGGTGCTGCATGTGCGCGGGCAGACGCTTCGGGCCGCCGACTGGCCGGCTCATCCGGCGAACCGGCTGCCTGAACCGCTGAAGGCGATTCCGCCGCACAGGCTTTTCTTCGGCATGGCGGCGCGGTCGAACCCGTTTGACGACGTCTACGCCTGGCGAGACGCCGAGGCCGCCGCTCACGACGTCGCCGCCCGCGACTGGCTCAGCGCCCGCGGGGCGGACGCGGAGACGCTGCGCCTGATCGAGGTCTCGCTGAACGGGCGCGATCTCGAGACGTATTCCATGCTCAACCTCTTCCGCACGCTCGCCATTTTCGCCCAGGAGCGCGACATGGGCGGCTCGCAGGCGATCGCGCAGGGCAGCCAGGCCCTGCCCGAGGCGATGGCGGCGGGGCTCGCCCGAACCCCGCGCTACGGAGCGCCGGTGATGGGGATCGAGGCGGACGATGCGGGTGTGCGCGTGCTGCTTGAAAGCGGCGAAGCGCTGCGCGCCGATTTCGCGATCTCGTCGCTACCCTTCGCGGTGCTGAGGGAGGTCGGACTGGAAGCCCCTGTCAGCGAGACCCAGCGTCAGGCGATCGAGTTTCTGAGCTACACCCCGATCGTGCAGCTGCATCTGCAGGCCGAAACCCCGTTCTGGGAGGCTGACGGGCTGGCGCCGGAAATGTGGACCGACAGCCCGCTCGAACGCGTCTTCGCCCGCCGCGATGCGGACGGTGCGCCCACCGGCATGCTGACCGCCTGGCTCGACGGGCTGGGCGGGCTCGACGCGGATACGCTGGGCGATGAGGCGCTCGAAGAGATGGCGCGCGCCGAGTTCGCCCGAATCCGCCCGGCCAGCGAAGGGCGGGTGCGCCTGCGTCATGTCCAGCGCTGGACCGACCGCAACCCGCTGGCGGGCGGCGCGTACATGCACTGGCGGCCGGGCGAAGCGGCGCGCTGGGCCGACACGATGGCTGCGCCTGCGGGACGGCTTCACTTCGCGGGCGAACACACCGGCCGGCTTCACACCGGCATGGAAGCGGCGATGGAATCCGGCGAACGTGCGGCCGTTGAAATTCTGGACCGGGTGCAGGCATGA
- the dctP gene encoding TRAP transporter substrate-binding protein DctP, whose protein sequence is MRRRQFLGLAAGTAGASALGACERPPRDEAELYGRAVAQAPPRTPWDAQWRNFEANIAKNPTLNFEYFTKAELGDEERMLHDLRRGRVHVGGMSLQGLSSSIPELTIAMAPYLFDSREEVDFVYDQHLFGIVDELARRQNLRLLQWVEVGWTHVFADRPLTHPDMAAGLRMRTSPNAAARYFCEAAGMDAIPLGIADVVPALQTGLVQGGLSSAVFHFFSTLELATHFTLTYHSYDTGAIVLNKDWYEAASASQKATIDTAWGSPAEARAGVRVLDDVVLAWMREGVQRDREGNVVRPLVTTAGEPVQVHDLSEDERAAWKAETVNVVDRLVETIGGRSREVYEAILAGKAEFARMQAGAGGTGS, encoded by the coding sequence ATGCGACGCAGACAGTTTCTGGGCCTGGCCGCCGGGACCGCGGGCGCTTCCGCGCTCGGCGCCTGCGAACGCCCGCCGCGCGACGAGGCCGAGCTTTACGGCCGGGCCGTCGCCCAGGCGCCGCCGCGCACGCCCTGGGACGCGCAATGGCGCAATTTCGAAGCCAATATCGCGAAAAACCCGACGCTGAATTTCGAGTACTTCACCAAGGCCGAGCTCGGCGACGAGGAGCGCATGCTCCACGATCTCAGGCGCGGCCGGGTGCATGTCGGCGGGATGAGCCTTCAGGGGCTTTCAAGCTCCATCCCCGAGCTGACGATCGCCATGGCGCCCTATCTGTTCGACAGCCGGGAAGAAGTCGACTTCGTCTACGACCAGCACCTGTTCGGCATCGTCGACGAGCTGGCCCGGCGGCAGAACCTGCGCCTGCTGCAATGGGTGGAGGTGGGCTGGACCCATGTCTTCGCCGACCGCCCGCTCACCCATCCCGACATGGCGGCGGGCCTTCGCATGCGCACCAGCCCGAACGCCGCGGCGCGGTATTTCTGTGAGGCCGCCGGCATGGACGCGATCCCGCTGGGGATCGCCGACGTGGTGCCGGCGCTGCAGACCGGCCTGGTGCAGGGCGGGCTGTCGAGCGCGGTGTTCCACTTCTTCTCAACGCTGGAGCTGGCGACCCATTTCACGCTGACCTACCACTCCTACGACACCGGCGCGATCGTGCTGAACAAGGACTGGTACGAGGCCGCGAGCGCATCGCAGAAAGCCACGATCGACACCGCCTGGGGCAGCCCGGCAGAAGCGCGCGCCGGGGTGCGCGTGCTCGACGACGTGGTGCTGGCCTGGATGCGCGAGGGCGTGCAGCGCGACAGGGAGGGAAACGTCGTCCGGCCTCTGGTCACCACCGCCGGCGAACCCGTCCAGGTCCACGATCTGAGCGAAGACGAACGCGCCGCCTGGAAAGCCGAGACCGTGAACGTGGTCGATCGGCTGGTCGAGACGATCGGCGGGCGCTCGCGCGAAGTTTACGAGGCGATCCTCGCAGGCAAGGCGGAATTCGCCCGGATGCAGGCGGGCGCGGGAGGGACCGGCTCGTGA
- a CDS encoding TRAP transporter small permease: protein MSALLRTIGLVERWITLIAFALMALSLMADVISRRLFMTGLIGATEVAVVGMVAVAMFGIGVATDEGAHLRPRLFDALIPAALSPMIDRIASAVTGLFFAVFAGLSAWMVIQSFVLGDRTEILRAPIWTLQAMIFLAFATNAVRFFIYAARPDLKPSEDFEESSAGAAEGDPHDPKTGEQERP, encoded by the coding sequence GTGAGCGCGCTTTTGAGAACCATCGGCCTTGTCGAGCGCTGGATCACGCTCATCGCCTTCGCCCTGATGGCGCTGTCGCTGATGGCCGACGTGATCAGCCGGCGGCTGTTCATGACCGGGCTGATCGGGGCGACCGAAGTCGCCGTGGTCGGCATGGTCGCGGTGGCCATGTTCGGCATCGGGGTCGCCACCGACGAGGGCGCGCATCTGCGCCCGCGCCTGTTCGACGCCCTGATCCCCGCCGCGCTGAGCCCGATGATCGACCGGATCGCCAGCGCGGTGACGGGGCTGTTCTTCGCGGTCTTCGCAGGGCTTTCCGCCTGGATGGTGATCCAGAGCTTCGTGCTCGGCGACCGGACCGAGATCCTGCGTGCGCCGATCTGGACCCTGCAGGCGATGATCTTCCTCGCGTTTGCGACCAACGCGGTGCGCTTTTTCATCTACGCCGCACGGCCGGATCTCAAACCCAGCGAGGATTTCGAGGAATCGAGCGCGGGCGCGGCGGAAGGCGATCCGCATGATCCCAAGACCGGCGAGCAGGAGCGGCCCTGA
- a CDS encoding TRAP transporter large permease, whose translation MEMWLLVGLIVLLMVLRQPVLVLLGCAALFVYSVWNDGRPEYAVYDVWFAVNQEVLLAIPLFVLAGAIMSRGTIAERIIDLMREITRPIPGGLALAAVLSCAGFAAISGSAAVTLLAVGGIMYRALIEGGYSKSFAIGALCSGGVLGIIIPPSIPLILYGYITQVSIAQLFIAGIGPALVLVAIFAVYAFVLNFRRREGGWRVSGFIRAIRRSIFALPIPIIILGGIYGGIFTVTEAAAVAVVVAVLVEVLLHRDLSMADLKAVTVESGKLLGSLYPVLAFAFSLNVFLTAEGVPQALVAQLNDVIDSKVEFMLLANALLLVVGMVIDVGSATLVLAPLLQPLAEAQGVDPVHFGIIMIVNLGIGYLTPPLGLNLIVAMAAFKESFWTVTKAVLPFIGLMLGGLMIIAFVPEIALMFAPGG comes from the coding sequence ATGGAGATGTGGCTGCTCGTCGGACTGATCGTCCTTCTGATGGTGCTGCGCCAGCCTGTGCTGGTGCTTCTGGGGTGCGCGGCGCTGTTCGTCTACTCGGTCTGGAACGACGGCCGGCCCGAATACGCGGTCTACGACGTCTGGTTCGCGGTGAACCAGGAGGTGCTGCTCGCCATCCCGCTGTTCGTGCTGGCCGGCGCGATCATGAGCCGGGGCACGATCGCCGAACGCATCATCGATCTGATGCGCGAGATCACCCGGCCCATCCCCGGCGGGCTCGCGCTGGCCGCGGTGCTCAGCTGCGCAGGCTTTGCGGCGATCTCGGGCAGCGCGGCGGTGACGCTGCTGGCGGTCGGCGGGATCATGTACCGCGCGCTGATCGAGGGCGGATATTCGAAAAGCTTCGCCATCGGCGCGCTATGCTCGGGCGGCGTGCTCGGGATCATCATCCCGCCCTCCATCCCGCTCATTCTTTACGGCTACATCACCCAGGTCTCGATCGCCCAGCTCTTCATCGCAGGGATAGGCCCGGCTCTGGTGCTGGTCGCGATCTTCGCGGTCTACGCCTTCGTGCTGAATTTCAGGCGCCGCGAGGGCGGCTGGCGGGTCTCCGGCTTCATCCGCGCGATCCGGCGCTCGATCTTCGCCCTGCCCATCCCGATCATCATTCTGGGCGGCATTTACGGCGGGATCTTCACCGTCACCGAAGCCGCCGCGGTCGCGGTCGTCGTCGCGGTGCTGGTCGAGGTGCTGCTGCATCGCGACCTCTCAATGGCCGACCTCAAGGCCGTGACGGTGGAATCCGGCAAGCTGCTGGGTTCGCTCTACCCCGTGCTCGCCTTCGCGTTCTCGCTGAACGTCTTCCTCACCGCCGAGGGCGTGCCCCAGGCGCTGGTGGCCCAGCTCAACGACGTGATCGACAGCAAGGTCGAGTTCATGCTGCTGGCCAACGCGCTTCTGCTGGTCGTCGGCATGGTGATCGACGTGGGCTCGGCGACGCTGGTGCTCGCCCCGCTGCTGCAGCCGCTGGCCGAAGCGCAGGGCGTCGATCCGGTCCATTTCGGCATCATCATGATCGTCAATCTGGGGATCGGCTATCTCACCCCGCCGCTGGGCCTCAATCTCATCGTCGCCATGGCCGCCTTCAAGGAAAGCTTCTGGACGGTGACCAAGGCGGTCCTGCCCTTCATCGGGCTCATGCTCGGCGGGCTGATGATCATCGCCTTCGTGCCCGAGATCGCGCTGATGTTCGCGCCGGGCGGGTAG
- a CDS encoding DEAD/DEAH box helicase: MTLPEDLPSALRAALETKGYAALTEVQAAVLAEDAAGRDLLVSAQTGSGKTVAFGLAMAAELLAGEESLPAAGAPLALVVAPTRELALQVQRELGWLYSGAGARIASAVGGMDPRTERRAFERGAHILVGTPGRLKDHIERGALDLSQIRVIVLDEADEMLDFGFKEDLEFILDTAPDTRRTLLFSATVSREIARIAETYQSGALRISTLSATGQHADISYVAHAVAGHERENAVINVLRYHGAPRALVFCATREAVSRLAARLGNRGFSAVALSGELSQAERTKALQALRDGRASVCVATDVAARGIDLPGLDLVVHAEPPNNSEALLHRSGRTGRAGAKGVSVLVVAHSRKGRVIRLLREAKVEADWTPAPDAEAVRAKDRERLGDHPALGEDPADERLAEAREILERFGAERVAAAFLAELERRLPAPEEVSDAPVRERAFREDRGDRPERGERRERAPKADRAGFEPGVWYEVNLGRKHRAEPRWLLPLICRVGGVTGNDIGAIDIGETATRFEITGPKVAGFEKSLKEPRERDENVVVRRAGDTPLEPADQSAPAPRARPKKPAARPRPGKAERAAIKAKKSEGALYEDRKPRPKDKARGEKATGGKARDKTSRDKTGARKSSKPNDWAPSPERKLRRVKKRD; encoded by the coding sequence ATGACCCTGCCTGAAGACCTGCCGTCCGCGCTCCGAGCCGCGCTGGAGACGAAAGGCTATGCCGCCCTCACCGAGGTGCAGGCCGCCGTGCTCGCCGAAGACGCCGCCGGGCGCGACCTTCTGGTCTCCGCCCAGACCGGTTCGGGCAAGACCGTGGCCTTCGGCCTGGCCATGGCCGCCGAGCTGCTCGCCGGCGAGGAGTCGCTGCCCGCCGCGGGCGCGCCGCTGGCGCTGGTCGTCGCACCCACGCGCGAGCTCGCCCTTCAGGTCCAGCGCGAGCTGGGCTGGCTTTATTCCGGCGCGGGCGCGCGCATCGCAAGCGCGGTGGGCGGCATGGATCCGCGCACCGAACGGCGCGCCTTCGAGCGCGGCGCGCACATCCTGGTGGGCACGCCCGGCCGCCTGAAAGACCATATCGAGCGCGGCGCGCTGGATCTGTCCCAGATCCGGGTCATCGTGCTGGACGAAGCCGACGAGATGCTCGATTTCGGCTTCAAGGAAGACCTCGAATTCATCCTCGACACCGCGCCGGACACCCGGCGCACGCTTCTGTTCTCCGCGACCGTGTCGCGGGAGATCGCGCGCATCGCGGAAACCTATCAGTCCGGCGCCCTGCGGATCTCCACCCTCAGCGCGACCGGCCAGCACGCCGACATCTCCTATGTCGCCCACGCCGTCGCCGGTCATGAGCGCGAGAACGCGGTCATCAACGTGCTGCGCTATCACGGCGCGCCGCGGGCGCTGGTGTTCTGCGCCACGCGCGAGGCGGTGAGCCGGCTCGCCGCGCGGCTGGGCAATCGCGGCTTTTCCGCCGTGGCGCTGTCGGGCGAGCTCAGCCAGGCCGAGCGCACCAAGGCGCTGCAGGCGCTGCGCGACGGCCGGGCGAGCGTGTGCGTGGCCACCGACGTGGCGGCGCGCGGCATCGACCTGCCGGGCCTCGATCTGGTGGTCCACGCCGAGCCGCCGAACAATTCAGAAGCCCTGCTGCACCGGTCTGGCCGCACCGGCCGGGCGGGCGCGAAGGGCGTCTCGGTCCTGGTCGTCGCGCATTCGCGCAAGGGCCGGGTCATCCGCCTTCTGCGCGAAGCCAAGGTCGAGGCCGACTGGACCCCTGCGCCGGACGCCGAGGCGGTGCGCGCCAAGGACCGCGAGCGCCTGGGCGATCATCCGGCTCTGGGCGAAGACCCCGCCGACGAGCGTCTGGCCGAAGCCCGGGAAATCCTCGAGCGCTTCGGGGCCGAACGTGTCGCGGCCGCCTTCCTGGCCGAGCTCGAACGCCGGCTGCCCGCGCCTGAAGAGGTGTCGGACGCGCCGGTGCGCGAGCGCGCCTTCCGCGAAGATCGCGGCGACCGGCCCGAGCGCGGCGAACGCCGCGAGCGCGCGCCGAAGGCCGACCGCGCAGGCTTCGAGCCGGGCGTCTGGTACGAGGTCAATCTGGGTCGCAAGCACCGCGCCGAGCCCCGCTGGCTCTTGCCGCTGATCTGCCGCGTGGGCGGGGTGACCGGCAACGATATCGGCGCGATCGATATCGGCGAGACCGCGACCCGGTTCGAGATCACCGGCCCCAAGGTGGCCGGGTTCGAAAAGAGCCTGAAAGAACCGCGCGAGCGTGACGAGAACGTCGTGGTCCGCCGCGCCGGCGACACCCCGCTCGAGCCCGCCGACCAGAGCGCGCCCGCACCCCGTGCCCGCCCGAAAAAGCCCGCCGCGCGGCCCCGCCCCGGCAAGGCCGAACGCGCCGCGATCAAGGCGAAGAAGTCCGAAGGCGCGCTCTACGAAGACCGCAAGCCGCGCCCAAAGGACAAAGCGCGTGGGGAGAAGGCGACCGGCGGCAAGGCGCGCGACAAGACGTCCCGCGACAAGACCGGCGCGCGCAAATCCTCCAAGCCGAACGACTGGGCGCCCTCGCCCGAACGCAAGCTGCGCCGGGTGAAGAAGCGGGACTAG
- a CDS encoding M23 family metallopeptidase, with product MRAPLALIVLVTLALAACASPPAPRLDAPRGPVISHDAPPGFEPLASLRICPQPAPPSRPASGADGRILAYQPVVRINGVPLLKAPARDVCLYRGVGFGRGAHEGLDLAPFPRDRIGPIFAAGDGVVIETGDRHDFGLWVLIDHGRGVYTRYAHLSSIAPGVRAGAYVTQGVELGVMGGTGGVPVHLHYAILTGRYDTPARSFGLDPVDPFGLELAGLGS from the coding sequence ATGCGCGCACCGCTCGCCCTTATTGTTCTGGTGACGCTGGCGCTCGCCGCCTGCGCCAGCCCGCCCGCGCCAAGGCTCGACGCACCGCGCGGACCGGTGATCTCTCACGACGCGCCACCGGGCTTCGAACCGCTGGCGAGCCTCAGAATCTGCCCCCAGCCCGCCCCGCCGTCCCGGCCCGCCTCGGGCGCGGACGGGCGCATCCTCGCCTACCAGCCGGTGGTGCGGATCAACGGCGTGCCGCTTTTAAAAGCGCCGGCGCGGGACGTGTGCCTTTATCGCGGCGTGGGGTTCGGACGCGGCGCGCATGAAGGGCTCGACCTCGCCCCGTTCCCACGCGATCGCATAGGACCCATATTCGCCGCCGGCGACGGGGTGGTGATCGAGACCGGCGACCGGCACGATTTCGGCCTCTGGGTGCTGATCGATCACGGCCGCGGGGTCTACACCCGCTACGCGCACCTCTCCTCGATCGCGCCGGGCGTCCGCGCCGGCGCCTATGTCACACAAGGTGTCGAACTCGGCGTGATGGGCGGCACCGGCGGGGTGCCGGTGCATCTTCACTACGCCATCCTCACCGGGCGCTACGACACGCCGGCGAGGAGCTTCGGCCTCGACCCCGTCGACCCGTTCGGCCTCGAACTGGCGGGGCTGGGAAGCTAG
- the folP gene encoding dihydropteroate synthase translates to MRIQPRPDGLPLVMGIVNVTPDSFSDGGKFLAADAARDHALRLLDAGADWLDIGGESTRPGAEPVGEAEEIRRVVPVIEAVIAARPEAKLSIDTMKPAVARAAVNAGATLWNDVNALQAEGALEVAAELQCAVCLMHMQGEPRTMQAAPSYENVVTEVAAFLGRRAGAAMARGVAREAIWLDPGIGFGKTVEHNLALMAAIEDYAGLGFPILFGASRKRFIAALDEGADAGAGRLGGSIAAALHAARAGAGMVRVHDVRETVQALKVQAAIDRFSGR, encoded by the coding sequence ATGCGCATCCAGCCTCGCCCCGACGGCCTTCCCCTGGTGATGGGGATCGTCAATGTCACGCCCGACAGCTTTTCAGACGGCGGGAAATTTCTCGCCGCGGACGCCGCGCGCGATCACGCGCTGAGGCTTCTGGACGCCGGGGCGGACTGGCTCGATATCGGCGGGGAAAGCACGAGGCCGGGCGCCGAGCCCGTCGGCGAGGCCGAGGAAATCCGCCGCGTCGTCCCGGTGATCGAGGCGGTGATCGCCGCCCGGCCGGAGGCGAAGCTCTCCATCGACACGATGAAGCCCGCCGTCGCGCGCGCCGCCGTGAACGCCGGCGCTACGCTGTGGAACGACGTCAACGCGCTTCAGGCCGAGGGCGCGCTGGAGGTCGCCGCCGAGCTTCAGTGCGCGGTCTGCCTGATGCACATGCAGGGCGAGCCGCGCACCATGCAGGCTGCGCCGTCTTATGAAAACGTCGTCACCGAAGTCGCCGCCTTCCTGGGTCGCCGGGCCGGTGCGGCGATGGCTCGCGGCGTGGCGCGCGAGGCGATCTGGCTCGATCCGGGCATCGGGTTCGGCAAGACGGTCGAGCATAATCTCGCGCTGATGGCCGCGATCGAGGACTATGCCGGGCTGGGCTTTCCGATCCTGTTCGGCGCCTCTCGCAAGCGCTTCATCGCCGCGCTGGACGAAGGTGCGGACGCCGGTGCAGGCCGGCTGGGCGGCTCGATCGCGGCGGCGCTGCACGCCGCCCGGGCCGGGGCGGGCATGGTTCGCGTGCACGACGTGCGCGAGACCGTGCAGGCGCTGAAGGTGCAGGCCGCGATTGACCGATTCAGCGGCCGTTAA